The following are encoded together in the Pedobacter sp. D749 genome:
- the dnaA gene encoding chromosomal replication initiator protein DnaA — MEKTCTEVWKNCLQIIKDNIPSQSFKTWFEPITALKLEGKVLTIQVPSLFFYEWLEEHYVGLLRKTVKKQLGEDGRLEYNIVVDKSSNSGNPYTTNMPSNGNGAEAKVQSMPIPVSINKDIKNPFIIPGLKKLNVDPQLNANYTFENYIEGDCNRLARSAGYAVAAKPGGTSFNPLMIYGGVGLGKTHLAQAIGNEIKRSMPDKLVIYVSCEKFCQQFVDSLKNNTINDFVNFYQAMDVIIMDDVHNFAGKEKTQDIFFHIFNHLHQSGKQVILTSDKAPKDLAGLEERLLSRFKWGLSADLQIPDLETRIAILRKKMYADGIELPGEVVEYVAHNIDNNVRELEGAMVSLLAQATLNKKEIDLALAKQMLKNFIKNTSKEISMEYIQKLVCEYFEVPVDMVKSQTRKREIVQARQISMYLSKSHTKSSLKTIGAFFGGRDHSTVIYACQTVEDLIDTDKKFKAYVHDIQKKLKMS, encoded by the coding sequence ATGGAAAAAACTTGTACAGAAGTATGGAAGAACTGTCTTCAAATTATTAAGGATAACATTCCGAGCCAAAGTTTCAAAACTTGGTTCGAGCCAATAACGGCTCTTAAATTGGAAGGCAAGGTTTTAACTATACAGGTGCCAAGTTTGTTCTTTTACGAATGGCTTGAAGAACATTATGTGGGCTTGCTGCGCAAGACTGTAAAAAAACAACTTGGAGAGGATGGCAGGTTGGAATATAACATCGTTGTAGATAAATCATCAAACAGCGGTAATCCTTATACTACCAATATGCCCTCAAATGGAAATGGAGCGGAGGCAAAGGTACAATCGATGCCGATTCCGGTTTCCATTAATAAGGATATTAAAAACCCATTTATTATCCCAGGATTAAAAAAATTAAATGTTGATCCACAATTAAACGCAAACTATACTTTCGAAAATTACATTGAGGGAGATTGCAATCGCTTGGCACGTTCTGCAGGTTACGCTGTAGCTGCTAAACCAGGTGGTACATCTTTTAACCCTTTGATGATTTACGGTGGAGTAGGTTTGGGCAAAACGCACCTGGCACAGGCAATCGGTAACGAGATTAAACGCAGCATGCCAGATAAATTGGTGATCTATGTAAGTTGTGAGAAATTCTGTCAGCAGTTTGTAGATTCCTTAAAAAACAACACCATTAACGATTTCGTTAACTTTTATCAGGCAATGGATGTGATCATCATGGATGATGTGCACAACTTTGCAGGTAAAGAAAAAACACAGGATATTTTCTTCCACATTTTTAATCATCTGCATCAGTCGGGCAAACAGGTAATCTTAACATCTGATAAAGCACCGAAAGATTTAGCCGGTTTGGAAGAGCGTTTATTAAGCCGTTTTAAATGGGGTCTATCTGCAGATTTACAGATTCCTGATCTGGAAACCCGTATCGCTATTTTAAGAAAGAAAATGTATGCTGATGGTATTGAGTTGCCAGGCGAAGTGGTAGAGTATGTTGCGCACAACATTGATAACAACGTACGTGAGTTAGAGGGCGCTATGGTATCTCTTTTGGCACAGGCTACTTTGAACAAGAAGGAAATCGATTTAGCCCTGGCTAAACAGATGTTGAAGAACTTTATCAAAAATACTTCAAAAGAAATTTCAATGGAATACATCCAGAAATTGGTTTGCGAGTATTTTGAGGTTCCTGTTGATATGGTAAAATCGCAAACACGTAAACGCGAAATTGTTCAGGCACGTCAGATTTCGATGTATCTATCTAAAAGCCATACTAAATCATCATTGAAAACAATTGGCGCTTTCTTTGGTGGGCGTGATCATAGTACCGTAATTTATGCTTGCCAAACCGTAGAAGATTTAATCGATACCGACAAGAAGTTTAAAGCTTACGTACACGATATCCAAAAGAAATTAAAAATGAGCTAA
- a CDS encoding NUDIX hydrolase, whose protein sequence is MIIEKWQKLASKYLVREQWATLRVDEVKLPGGVIKDDYYVLEYPNWVNAVALTEEGKIIMVRQYRHAADILSLEVPGGVIDGDEAPEFAVKRELLEETGYSFKTCKFIAELYPNPATSDNRTFTYFLTGGIKTHEQHLDEHEILNVEEYTVDEVKQFIKENKIAQALHVAALYYGLAELEKL, encoded by the coding sequence ATGATTATAGAAAAGTGGCAGAAACTTGCCTCTAAATATTTAGTACGCGAACAGTGGGCTACCTTGCGCGTTGATGAAGTGAAACTTCCGGGTGGTGTGATAAAAGATGATTATTATGTTTTAGAATACCCCAACTGGGTAAATGCGGTTGCATTAACTGAAGAAGGAAAAATAATTATGGTACGCCAGTACCGCCATGCAGCTGATATTCTTTCTCTTGAAGTTCCGGGTGGTGTAATTGATGGTGATGAGGCTCCAGAATTTGCCGTTAAACGTGAACTTTTAGAAGAGACCGGTTACAGTTTTAAAACCTGTAAGTTTATTGCAGAACTTTATCCCAATCCGGCAACCTCAGATAACAGAACCTTTACCTATTTCTTAACAGGCGGCATTAAAACCCATGAACAGCATTTAGATGAACATGAAATTTTAAATGTAGAAGAATATACTGTAGACGAGGTAAAACAGTTCATCAAGGAAAACAAAATAGCCCAGGCACTACATGTTGCCGCTTTATACTACGGCTTAGCAGAACTGGAAAAACTTTAG